The sequence below is a genomic window from Microbacterium sp. cx-55.
CAGCGACCCGCGATCGTCGACGCCCGCGGCCCGCAGGCGCGCGAGAACGTCGGCCTCCATCGGGGCTCCGGAGGCATCCAGACGCGCCAGGCGCCGCGACAGATCGCCGAGCGCGGCAAGATCCGCCACGCCGATCGACCACCGGGGACCGGAGAGCAACCGGATGAGCGCCGAGCCGGCAGACGGGTCGCTCACCACGCGCAGGGCGCTCACGATGTCGACGATCTCGGGGGTGGTCAGCAACCCGCCGAGACCGAGCATCCGATAGGGGATGCCGTGTCGAGCGAGGGCCTCCGCGAACCGCGGCATGTGCTTCTTCGCGCGGAAGAGGATCGCCCCGGTCGTCTGCTCCCCCGCGGCGGCGCGCTCGGCACGAACGCGAGCGAACCACCGGGCGACCGCGTCGGTCTCGGCGTCGAGGTCGGTCTCGGCCACGATCTGCACGTCCCCGGACGCGGCGCCCGGGCGGGCGCGAAGCTCCCCGACTGGCACGGCTGCCCGGGTCGCGAGCGGCGCGAGAACGGCGGTCGCCGCGGTCAGCACGACGGGGCTGTTGCGCCAGCTCGTCAGAAGACGGAACCGTTCGCACTCGCCGTCCGGGGCGAAGGCGCTCGGGAAGCCGTCGAGGTTGCCGGCGGACGCGCCCCGCCATCCGTAGATCGCCTGGTGCGGATCGCCGACCGCCATCACGGCCGTGCCGCCGAAGAGCTGCGCGAGCAGGAGCGTCTGCACGACCGACGTGTCTTGGTACTCGTCGAGCAGCACCACACGGAAGCGGTCGCGCAGCTCCGCGGCGACCGCGGGATCGGCGTTCGCGATCTCGTACGCCCCCGAAACCTGATCGGCGAAGTCGATGACCCCGAGGCGGCGCTTGCGCTCGGCGTACTCGCGGGCGAGGCGCGCGAAAAGCGCCAGCCGATCGACGGCTGCCGCATCCGTTCGAACATCCGCGTAGACCGTGGTGCGCGCCGAATCCGAGGGCCGCTCGAGTACGTCTCGGAACCGCTCGGGGAATCGCTCCAGCACGTCCAGGTCGACGAGATTGTCGACGCTGTCTCGCGCGACCCGCAGCGCCTGGTCGACCAGGGTGCGGACGGACCCGTCGAACGCGTCGAGCGCCGGGTCGTCGGAGGCCAGCACGACACGGCGCATGAGCAGCCACGCGGCGGATTCGGAGAGCACGACCGCCTCCGCGTCCCGGCCGATGCGCACGGCATGTTCGCGGACGATCGAATCGGCGAAGCTGTTATAGGTCGACACCGTCGGGCGATCCAGCAGGTCATCGGCCGGCGCGGCGTCCGGAGCCTCACCGGGCGCACCCAGCGCATCGAGCGCATCCCGGCGCGCCGATTCGCCGCCGCCCTCCCGCTCGATGCGCCCGAACACCTCGAGCGCGCCGTCGGCGTGCAGGGCAGGGAGCTGCGCGAGGAGCCCCCGCCGTTCGAACTCCGCCAGCCGGATGAGGCGTCGCTGCACTCGTTCGGCGAGTTCTCCGGAGGCCTTGCGCGTGAACGTCAAGCCGAGCACCTGATCGCGGCGGACGATCCCGTTGGCGACGAGCCACACGACACGCCCTGCCATCGTCTCGGTCTTGCCGCTGCCGGCGCCCGCGATCACGAGCGCGGGGCGAGCCGGGGACTCGATCACGGCGGTCTGCTCGGCCGTCGGCGGAAACTGCCCGAGAGCGGCGGCGATGGCGGCCGCACCGATGCGCGGCTCGTCGGCGGAGGCGGCGGTCACGGCGCACTCACCGGGGGGACCGTGTGGATGCGGCACAGCCCGTGGCCGAAATCATCGCGGCAATGATCTTCGTAGGGGGCCCGGAACGTGCGCCCGGACATCACCCGGGCCGCGTCGTCGAGGCGCGCGAGGAATGCTGCTCTCCCCTGCTCGTCGAGCGGGGGTTGCGTGGGCGTCGTGTAATCGTGCTTCGTTCCCGGCTGCAGAACGAGCAGCTTCGCCCCCGCCGTCTGCCGCTCGCCCGCGTCGGGTACCGCGCCCGCGGCGACGGCGACCTGGTACGCGGCCAGCTGCGGATGCTCGGCCACCTTGGCGTCGGTGTGCGGCACACTCTTTCCGGTCTTCAGATCGACGATCACCACGCGGTCATCCGCCGTCGCCTCCACGCGGTCGATCGTCCCCGACAGCACGAGGGGAAGGGCCTGGTCATCGTCCGGGAACGGCAGTTCGACCTCGAATCGCGATTCCGCGCCCAGCAGCCGACCGCCCTGCGCCTCGAACTCGCGGAGATAGCGCGACAACCGCCGCACGAGGTCCTGCGCGCGGGCGCGCTCAGCGCGCTCGCGCCACGGAGCATCGAACTCGAGCTCGCTCCACCGCGCGGCAACGGCCGCCCAGAGCGAATCGGCATCCGGCTCGGCGGTTTCGAGCGCATGGTGCAGAAGCGTGCCGAGCCCCGCGGTCATCGTGCCCGGGTCTCCCCCGAGGTCACCGATCACCCAGTCGAGTTGGCACTGCTCCAACGCCTCCACGCGCGATGGCGACACGCGCACGCTCTCGGCCCGCGGGTCGTGGAGCGGCGCGGTCGATGTCGGCGGAGCCACGCCGTACCAGGTCGTCGGCGCGGCACCCGGAACCCGGGCGTCCGCCAGCAGGGCGAGCTGCGCGGCGGCATGCGCGCGCTGGCCCGGGGTGCTGCTCGCCGTGACGAGCGTGCGACGGTGCGCGGCGGTCAGCCCCCGGAGCGACAGGGGATGCACGACGGGCGCCGGGGCCGCATCCGGAAGCACCTCGAGAAACGGGCTCGGCGCGTGGGCGTCATCGGCGACCGCGGTGACGATGACCCGGTTGTTCGCCCGCGAGAGCGCGCGGGCGAACAGCCGCAACTCGTCGTGGAGGACCTCGCGGCGGCGGTCGAGCGCCGACGAAACGGGAGCGTCGGGACGCATGGCCTCCGCCAGACGCCACGCCTGCAAGAGCGTGCCG
It includes:
- a CDS encoding ATP-dependent DNA helicase, which encodes MTAASADEPRIGAAAIAAALGQFPPTAEQTAVIESPARPALVIAGAGSGKTETMAGRVVWLVANGIVRRDQVLGLTFTRKASGELAERVQRRLIRLAEFERRGLLAQLPALHADGALEVFGRIEREGGGESARRDALDALGAPGEAPDAAPADDLLDRPTVSTYNSFADSIVREHAVRIGRDAEAVVLSESAAWLLMRRVVLASDDPALDAFDGSVRTLVDQALRVARDSVDNLVDLDVLERFPERFRDVLERPSDSARTTVYADVRTDAAAVDRLALFARLAREYAERKRRLGVIDFADQVSGAYEIANADPAVAAELRDRFRVVLLDEYQDTSVVQTLLLAQLFGGTAVMAVGDPHQAIYGWRGASAGNLDGFPSAFAPDGECERFRLLTSWRNSPVVLTAATAVLAPLATRAAVPVGELRARPGAASGDVQIVAETDLDAETDAVARWFARVRAERAAAGEQTTGAILFRAKKHMPRFAEALARHGIPYRMLGLGGLLTTPEIVDIVSALRVVSDPSAGSALIRLLSGPRWSIGVADLAALGDLSRRLARLDASGAPMEADVLARLRAAGVDDRGSLIDALEFFSRHRADHGWLAGFTPDARERLREAAGVFSGLRHASGTLPIPELIRAIEIELRLDIELAANEARGPARTASAQVRAFVDEVGAFLSADEHGSITSLLAWLDYAERSDDLAPRTDPPEEDVVQLLTIHGSKGLEWDAVAVVRLVEGELPTSPRETRGWLGAGVLPYEFRGDAAWLPDYRWQARDAPTQQALKRGRDEFIEAHRARTLDEDRRLAYVAVTRARDHLLLSGSFWAGTRRPRDLSRFLLEIGDALGMAPPALEPGDDPYADLVRTLDWPIDPLGARRTAVTAAAAAVEGAQAMERAHPDDELALLLAERDERLRPVVGEAPVRIPASAYKDFVSDYAAAVAAFERPLPERPYVETTLGTRFHAWVEQRAGVSAMASLDDALFPSSDDDSGPDAEFDRLVAAFEASEWGALKPIEVETEIDFRHVGLDGRAHVVVCKLDAVYRRADRGGRIEIVDWKTGRAPRGDAEVRERMVQLELYRRAYHERHGVPLDEIDVALFYVAEDRIIRG